CGCACCGATTCTCGGCAGCATGGTAACGCTGTTGTTCTTCATGACTCCGATCGTGTGGACCACGGCAGGCCTCGAATCGATGGGCGGCGACGCAGCCAAGCGGGCCAAGCTCGTCGAGCTCAACCCGCTCTTTCACTATCTCGACATCATCCGGGCACCTATGCTCGGCGAAACTCAGGAGCTGTACCACTGGTACATCGTGATCGCGTTCACGATTGTCGGCTGGCTGCTCGCCATCTTCGCGCTCAAGAAGTACCGGGCCCGCGTGCCCTACTGGGTTTAGGGGTCTGAAACTTTGTCTGTCAGCATCAGCACGCACGACGCTTGCGTCGACTTCCCCATCTTCGACGCCAAGACACGTTCGTTGAAGAAGGCATTCCTCGGCAAGGCCGGTGGGGCCATCGACCGAAACTCCTCCGACGTCGTCGTGGTCGAGGCGCTCAAGAACATCACGATGAACTTGAAGGACGGCGACCGGATCGGGCTCGTCGGACACAACGGCGCAGGCAAGTCGACGCTTTTGCGGCTGCTGTCGGGCATTTACGAGCCCACCCGGGGCAGTGCCTCGATCCGTGGCCGCGTCGCGCCGGTGTTCGATCTGGGCGTCGGAATGGACCCCGAGATCTCCGGCTACGAGAACATCATCATCCGCGGACTCTTCCTCGGCCAAACACGCAAGCAGATGCTCGCGAAGATGGACGAGATCGCTGATTTCACCGAGCTCGGCGATTACCTCGATATGCCGCTACGGACATACTCGACGGGTATGCGGGTGCGCGTCGCGATGGGCGTCGTCACCAGCATCGACCCAGAGATTCTGCTGCTCGACGAGGGTATCGGGGCCGTCGATGCCGAGTTCATGAAGAAGGCCCGTATCCGCCTTCAGGAGCTGGTGAAGCGCTCCGGGATTCTGGTGTTCGCCAGCCACTCCAACGAATTCCTGGCCCAACTGTGCGATCGCGCGATGTGGATCGATCACGGGGAGATCCGTCAGGAAGGCGGAATCGAGGAGGTCGTCCGGGCCTACGAGGGTGACGACGCAGGCGATCACGTCGCGACGATTCTGAAGGAACTCGAGCGCGACAGTGCCTGAGAAAATTGTCGGGGTGATCGTCACCCACAAGCGTCGTGAGCTCCTAGCCCTGTCGCTGGACGTCGTGGCGCACCAGAGCCGACCGCTCGATCATCTGATCGTTGTCGACAATGCGCACGAGGACGCGGTCCGCACACTCGTCGAGTCGTCAGACATCCCGACCACCTATCTTGGGTCACATCACAATCTCGGTGGAGCCGGCGGTTTCGCACTCGGCATTCTCTACGCGCTGTCCCTCGGGGCCGATTGGGTATTTCTCGCCGACGACGACGGCAGACCCGAAGGGCCCGACGTCCTGGCGACGCTCTACGCCTGTGCCCAGAAGCACGGCCT
This region of Rhodococcus sp. PAMC28707 genomic DNA includes:
- a CDS encoding ABC transporter ATP-binding protein, whose amino-acid sequence is MSVSISTHDACVDFPIFDAKTRSLKKAFLGKAGGAIDRNSSDVVVVEALKNITMNLKDGDRIGLVGHNGAGKSTLLRLLSGIYEPTRGSASIRGRVAPVFDLGVGMDPEISGYENIIIRGLFLGQTRKQMLAKMDEIADFTELGDYLDMPLRTYSTGMRVRVAMGVVTSIDPEILLLDEGIGAVDAEFMKKARIRLQELVKRSGILVFASHSNEFLAQLCDRAMWIDHGEIRQEGGIEEVVRAYEGDDAGDHVATILKELERDSA